The region TTTTTCCACGGTGATGGGCCGGGTGGTGCAATAACATTGAACAGCGGGCCGGAGACGCGAGCTTGGCCCGGGAAGCCTGTGCGGGCGACTGGGGTTGTAATGTCCTCCGCTGGTCTGCTTGTGGAGAGGCCTTGCTCCTGATGGTATTTACAACGTCTTGATCAACACCTGCGACTTGCGCTGCCAGTTATACATATGCTGGCGGTCCTTCGGCAAATCGTCCACGGTGGCCGGCAGGAAGCCCCGTTTCTTGAACCAGTGCGAAGTGCGCGTGGTCAGCACGAACAGCTTGGTCAGCCCGGCGGCGCGCGCGCGGTTTTCCATGTGCTTCAAGATGCGCTCGCCATCGCCCTGGGTCTGCACTTCGGGGTTGACGATCAGGCAGGCCATTTCCGCCATCTTCTCGGCCGGGAACGGGTACAGCGCGGCGCAGCCGAAGATCACGCCATCGTGCTCGATGACGGAGAAATAATCGATTTCGCGTTCGATCAGCTCGCGGCCCCGCTTGACCAGGGTGCCGTCCGCTTCCATCGGCTCGATCAGCTTGATGATGCCGCCCACGTCCTCGATGGTGGCCTGGCGCAGGCTTTCCAGGTTTTCATGGCTGATCATGGTGCCCACGCCATCGTGGGTAAACAATTCCAGCAGGGCCGAACCGTCCATCGAGAACGGCACGATGTGCGAGCGGTCCACGCCGTTGTGGCAGGCCTTGACGCAGTGTTTCAGGTAGAACGCGGTGGCGTCCGGCAAAAAGCCCGCCATCAGCACGGCCTCGGCCTGGTGCGACGACAGCTCGCGGATTTCCACGCCGGTGGCATCGGCCATCATCGGCGTTTCGGTAATGAAGATCAGCTTGTCGGCATGCAGGGCGATCGCCGCGCTGCAGGCCACGTCTTCCATGGTCAGGTTGAACGCTTCGCCGGTCGGCGAAAAGCCCAGCGGCGACAGCAGCACCAGGCCATCGGAACCGAGGATGGAGTGGATGGTTTCGGCGTCGACCTTGCGCGTGATGCCGGTCAGTTCCAGGTCCACGCCATCGATCACGCCCAGCGGGCGCGCCGTGATGAAGTTACCTGAAATAATACGGATCGCCGCGTTCGACATCGGCGTGTTCGGCAAGCCCTGGCTGAACGCGGCCTCGATATCGAGGCGCAATTCGCCGGCCGCTTCCTTCGCGCATTCGAGCGCGGCGATGTCGGTAATCCGCACGCCATTGTGAAAGCGGCCTTCGACGTTACGCAGGGCCAGCTGTTCGGCCACCTGCGGGCGCGAACCATAGACCACGGTCACATTGATATCGAGCGCATGCAGCAGCGATAAATCATGGGCCAGCACCTGCAGCGCCCCGGCGCTGACGAGTTCACCGGGGAAGGCGACCACGAAGGTCTTGCCGCGAAAGGCGTGGATGTAAGGCGCGACGGAGCGCAGCCATTGGACGAATTGGGTAGGGTTTTCCATTAAGCGCATTATAATTCGCTGCGCGATGTGCGCGCTCAAAATACCTGTAAAAAACAATGTCTTCAGCCAGCGATAAGTCTTCCCCTCCTTTCACTGTTGCAAATGTGCCAGCGAATGCACCCGATCGCGCTGCGCGCCAGCGTCCGCCCGTCGGCCAGCAAAGGCCACAGAAGCCGCAAAAGCCGCGTACGGAAGAACAGCAGCAACAGCAGCAACAGCGTGACGCCGCCCGCGCCGCGCGTGAGGCGGAAAAAGCGTTCCGCAATCCGCTGCCTCCGATCACGTATCCGGAAGACTTGCCGGTGTCGGGCCGGCGCGCCGAAATCGCCAAGGCCCTGCTGGACAACCAGGTCATCATCGTGTCGGGCGAAACGGGTTCCGGCAAGACCACCCAGCTGCCGAAGATCTGCCTGGAACTGGGACGCGGCCAGAAGGGCCTGATCGGCCACACCCAGCCGCGCCGTATCGCCGCCTCGTCGACCGCCAAGCGCATCGCGCAGGAACTGGGCACACCGCTCGGTGTCACCGTCGGTTTTAAAGTCCGCTTTGCCGATACCCTGACGAAGGGTGCCTCGGTCAAGCTGATGACGGACGGCATCCTGCTGGCCGAGACGCAGACCGACCCGCTGCTGAAAAACTACGACACCATCATCATCGATGAGGCGCACGAACGCAGCCTGAACATCGATTTCCTGCTCGGCTACCTGAAGCAGCTGCTGCCGCGCCGGCCCGATCTGAAAATCATTATCACCTCGGCCACCATCGACGCCGAGCGCTTTGCGCGCCATTTCGGCACGCCTGAAAAGCCGGCGCCCGTGATCGAAGTGTCGGGCCGCCTGTACCAGGTGGAAGTGCGCTATCGTCCGGTCGAACGCGAACAGGTGGCGATGCCGGGTGCGGCCAATCCCGACAAACCTGGCCAGAGGACTGCCGCCGCGCGCGAAAAGCGCGACCTGATGGACGCCGTCGTCGATGGCGTGGAAGAGCTGTGCCGCATCGGCTCGGGCGACGTGCTGGTGTTCCTGCCGGGCGAGCGCGAGATCCGCGACTGCGCCGAAGCGCTGCGCAAGCACCATCCGCCGCACGTGGAGATTTTGCCGCTGTTCGCCCGCCTGTCGGCCGAAGAGCAGGAGCGCGTCTTCAAGACCAGCAATGCGCGCCGCATCGTGCTGGCCACCAACGTGGCGGAAACCTCGCTGACCGTGCCCGGCATCCGCTATGTGGTCGATGCCGGCCTGGCGCGTGTGAAGCGCTACAGCTACCGCAATAAAGTCGAACAGTTGCAGGTCGAGCCGATCGCGCAGTCGGCCGCCAACCAGCGCGCCGGCCGTTGCGGCCGCGTGGCCGACGGCGTCTGCATCCGCCTGTACGAAGAGCAGGACTATCTGCTGCGTCCGAAATTCACGGAGCCGGAAATCCTGCGCTCGTCCCTGGCGGCCGTCATCCTGCGCATGAAGTCATTGCACCTGACGGACGTGGAAACCTTCCCGTTTATCGAACCGCCACTGGCGCGCGCGATCGCCGATGGCTACCAGCTGCTGCAGGAACTGGGCGCCGTCGACGAGGTCAACCAGCTCACGCCGCTGGGCAACAAGCTGGCCAAGCTGCCGCTCGATCCGCGCGTGGGCCGCATGATCCTTGCCGCGCTGGACAACGCCTGTCTGACGGAAGTCTTGATCGTCGCTTCCGCCCTGTCGGTGCAGGACCCGCGCGACCGGCCGATGGAGCACCAGCAGGCAGCCGATGAAGCGCACAAGAAGTTTGCCGATGAAAAATCGGAGTTTTTGAGCTACCTGAAGATCTGGCGCTGGTTCGAGTCCGCCATCGAGCACAAGAAAACCAACCGCCAGCTGCAGGACAATTGCCGCACCAACTTTTTGTCGCAGATGCGCCTGCGCGAATGGCGCGACGTCCATTCGCAGCTGCTGACCATTGTCAAGGAGCAGGGCTGGCGTTTGAACGAAGCGCCGGCCACCTACGACAACCTGCATATGGCGCTGCTGACCGGTTTGCTGGGTAATATCGGCTTCAAGGGCGAGGACGAGCCGGGCGCGGGCTACCTGGGCGCGCGCGGCATCAAGTTCCATATCTGGCCAGGTTCGTCGCTGCTGAAAAAGCCGGGCAAGTGGATCATGGCGGCCGAACTGGTCGACACCACGCGATTGTATGCGCGCTGCGTGGCCAGGATCGAGCCCGAGTGGCTGGAAAAAGTCGGCGTGCACCTGCTGAAAAAATCGTGGGGCGAGCCGCGCTGGGAAAAACGTTCGGCGCAGGTCACCGCATCGGAACGGGCCACGCTGTACGGCCTGGTGGTGTACAGCCAGCGCCGCATCAATTACGGCAATTTCAATTTGCCGGAAGCGCGCGAGATTTTTATTCGCGACGCATTGGTGGGCGGCGACTTCGACACGCGCGCGCCGTTCTTTGCGCACAACCACAAGCTGATCAAGGACATCGAAAACCTCGAACACAAATCGCGCCGGCTGGACGTGCTGGTCGACGATGAACTGATCGCGGCCTTCTACGACCAGCTGCTGCCGGCCGACGTGTGCAATGGCGCCGGTTTCGAGAAGTGGCACAAGGAAGCCACGCGCGAGAACCCGAAGCTGCTGTACCTGAACCGCGAAGAGCTGATGCGCCACGAGGCGGCCGGCGTGACGACCGACCTGTTCCCGAAAACCATGTCGGTGACGGGCCTGGAAATGGGGTTGACCTACCACTTCGAGCCGGGCAGCCTGCGCGACGGCGTGACGTTATCCGTGCCGCTGTATGCGCTGAACCAGTTGCCGCGCGAGCGCTGCGAATGGCTGGTGCCGGGCATGCTGAAGGAAAAAGTCCATCTGCTGCTGAAATCCCTGCCGCAAAAGCTGCGCCGCCACTGCGTGCCGCTGCCCGACTATGCGGCCAAGTTCTGCGAGCGCGTGCATGAAGCGGGCGTGTTCGGCCGCGGGGACCTGGTCGACGCCATCATTCTGGACATCCGCACGCAGATCACCATCAATGTGCTGACCACCGACTTCAAGCCGGAAACCCTGCCGGCCCATCACTTCATGAATTTCAAGGTGATCGACGAGCATGGCCGCCAGCTCGACATGGGCCGCAACCTGGCCACCCTGCAAGCCGAATTCGGCGGCCAGGCGCGCCAGAGTTTCCAGAAGCTGGCCGAGGTGTCGGGGGTGTCGGGTGCCGGCACGCCGGGCGCGAAGGTGGCGGGCAGCCAGGTTGCCGCGCGCTTGCAGTCACAGGCGCAGGCGGCGCCGGCCAAGGCGGGCAATGCGCCGGCCAAGGCTGCTGCGCCAGCCGGCAATAGCGTTG is a window of Janthinobacterium sp. J1-1 DNA encoding:
- the argA gene encoding amino-acid N-acetyltransferase, translating into MENPTQFVQWLRSVAPYIHAFRGKTFVVAFPGELVSAGALQVLAHDLSLLHALDINVTVVYGSRPQVAEQLALRNVEGRFHNGVRITDIAALECAKEAAGELRLDIEAAFSQGLPNTPMSNAAIRIISGNFITARPLGVIDGVDLELTGITRKVDAETIHSILGSDGLVLLSPLGFSPTGEAFNLTMEDVACSAAIALHADKLIFITETPMMADATGVEIRELSSHQAEAVLMAGFLPDATAFYLKHCVKACHNGVDRSHIVPFSMDGSALLELFTHDGVGTMISHENLESLRQATIEDVGGIIKLIEPMEADGTLVKRGRELIEREIDYFSVIEHDGVIFGCAALYPFPAEKMAEMACLIVNPEVQTQGDGERILKHMENRARAAGLTKLFVLTTRTSHWFKKRGFLPATVDDLPKDRQHMYNWQRKSQVLIKTL
- the hrpA gene encoding ATP-dependent RNA helicase HrpA, whose amino-acid sequence is MSSASDKSSPPFTVANVPANAPDRAARQRPPVGQQRPQKPQKPRTEEQQQQQQQRDAARAAREAEKAFRNPLPPITYPEDLPVSGRRAEIAKALLDNQVIIVSGETGSGKTTQLPKICLELGRGQKGLIGHTQPRRIAASSTAKRIAQELGTPLGVTVGFKVRFADTLTKGASVKLMTDGILLAETQTDPLLKNYDTIIIDEAHERSLNIDFLLGYLKQLLPRRPDLKIIITSATIDAERFARHFGTPEKPAPVIEVSGRLYQVEVRYRPVEREQVAMPGAANPDKPGQRTAAAREKRDLMDAVVDGVEELCRIGSGDVLVFLPGEREIRDCAEALRKHHPPHVEILPLFARLSAEEQERVFKTSNARRIVLATNVAETSLTVPGIRYVVDAGLARVKRYSYRNKVEQLQVEPIAQSAANQRAGRCGRVADGVCIRLYEEQDYLLRPKFTEPEILRSSLAAVILRMKSLHLTDVETFPFIEPPLARAIADGYQLLQELGAVDEVNQLTPLGNKLAKLPLDPRVGRMILAALDNACLTEVLIVASALSVQDPRDRPMEHQQAADEAHKKFADEKSEFLSYLKIWRWFESAIEHKKTNRQLQDNCRTNFLSQMRLREWRDVHSQLLTIVKEQGWRLNEAPATYDNLHMALLTGLLGNIGFKGEDEPGAGYLGARGIKFHIWPGSSLLKKPGKWIMAAELVDTTRLYARCVARIEPEWLEKVGVHLLKKSWGEPRWEKRSAQVTASERATLYGLVVYSQRRINYGNFNLPEAREIFIRDALVGGDFDTRAPFFAHNHKLIKDIENLEHKSRRLDVLVDDELIAAFYDQLLPADVCNGAGFEKWHKEATRENPKLLYLNREELMRHEAAGVTTDLFPKTMSVTGLEMGLTYHFEPGSLRDGVTLSVPLYALNQLPRERCEWLVPGMLKEKVHLLLKSLPQKLRRHCVPLPDYAAKFCERVHEAGVFGRGDLVDAIILDIRTQITINVLTTDFKPETLPAHHFMNFKVIDEHGRQLDMGRNLATLQAEFGGQARQSFQKLAEVSGVSGAGTPGAKVAGSQVAARLQSQAQAAPAKAGNAPAKAAAPAGNSVAQHMGLTGWTFGELPELLEIVQGKLTLIGFPALVDKGTHCDLEVFDDPTVAARTHRTGLRRLFALQMKEQIKFVEKSIPGLQQMGMQFMALGSQEELREQIINKAIDIACLQDPLPLDAASFAKRQMEGKSRLVLLVNEIARLLSQVLTEFHGLPKRLQNIPAPAATDIQAQLQGLVHKRFLTENEYTQLSHFPRYLKAINVRLEKLRADPARDTKLMAEWQSAAAPYLRQAKDRQAGKNTDPKLVDFRWMLEELRVSLFAQELRTPMPVSAKRLQKVWESMQR